From Veillonella dispar, one genomic window encodes:
- a CDS encoding dipeptidase, with amino-acid sequence MIDLHCDTIMKLIDHPSSGDLYRNTWKIDIEKLQKAHSKVQDFALFINLGETNDPYGRYEAMRNLCTSQIQHYGEHIQHVLSYQDIESVYVSGKIGALMSIEEGGVLGGDLDKLKQAYQDGVRLITLTWNYPNGLGEPHCGEQHKKLTSKGVEFVEAMQDLGIIVDCSHLNDAGTEQLGDILDVPFIASHSNAREVTAHTRNLPDHLIKLIANKGGVIGLNFAQSFLGTSPISRIEDIVKHGLYLIDKGGEDVVALGTDFDGIKPDTEIKDASEMHRLYDAFKEAGLSVEQCEKLFWKNADRLLKEIL; translated from the coding sequence ATGATAGATTTACACTGCGATACGATAATGAAATTAATAGACCATCCTAGTAGTGGGGATCTGTATCGTAATACTTGGAAAATCGATATAGAAAAGTTGCAAAAGGCTCACAGCAAGGTGCAAGATTTCGCACTTTTTATCAATCTTGGTGAAACAAATGACCCTTATGGTCGTTATGAAGCGATGCGTAATTTATGTACATCACAAATTCAGCATTATGGAGAGCACATACAACATGTGCTCTCTTATCAAGATATAGAGTCCGTGTATGTGTCCGGTAAGATTGGGGCTCTTATGTCTATTGAGGAAGGCGGCGTACTAGGCGGCGATTTAGATAAATTAAAACAAGCTTATCAAGATGGGGTTCGACTTATTACGCTTACTTGGAATTATCCAAATGGATTGGGTGAGCCCCATTGTGGTGAGCAGCATAAAAAATTAACATCGAAAGGTGTTGAATTTGTGGAGGCTATGCAGGATTTAGGCATTATCGTTGATTGCTCTCATTTAAATGATGCTGGTACTGAGCAATTAGGAGATATTTTAGATGTACCTTTTATAGCATCTCACTCCAATGCACGTGAAGTTACAGCCCATACAAGAAACTTACCAGATCATTTAATCAAGCTGATTGCTAATAAGGGTGGCGTTATAGGCCTTAATTTCGCTCAATCATTTTTAGGTACATCACCCATAAGTCGGATTGAAGATATCGTAAAACACGGCTTATATCTCATCGATAAAGGCGGGGAAGATGTTGTGGCATTAGGAACCGACTTTGATGGTATTAAGCCAGATACAGAAATTAAAGATGCTTCTGAAATGCATCGATTATATGATGCATTTAAAGAGGCCGGTTTATCTGTGGAGCAATGTGAGAAATTGTTCTGGAAAAATGCAGATAGACTATTAAAGGAGATTTTATAA
- the nrdR gene encoding transcriptional regulator NrdR — translation MRCPYCQHTDTKVTDSRTTDEGNSIRRRRECINCGRRFTTYEIIEEVPLMVLKKNGRRELFDRGKLLNGLLRSCDKRTVPMSVMEQVVNDVERDIRNEINQEVTTDRIGELVLQQLKDIDQVAYVRFASVYRKFDNIDSFMEELKALKKLDAKKPKRN, via the coding sequence ATGAGATGTCCTTATTGCCAACACACAGACACGAAGGTAACAGACTCTAGAACGACTGATGAAGGTAATAGTATTCGCCGTCGCCGCGAATGTATCAATTGTGGCCGTCGCTTTACTACCTATGAAATTATAGAAGAAGTACCACTTATGGTATTAAAGAAAAACGGACGTCGTGAACTATTTGATCGCGGTAAATTATTAAATGGCTTATTGCGTTCTTGTGATAAACGTACCGTACCAATGTCCGTGATGGAACAAGTGGTTAACGATGTAGAGCGCGATATTCGAAATGAAATCAATCAAGAGGTAACTACGGATCGCATTGGTGAACTTGTATTGCAACAATTAAAAGATATTGACCAAGTTGCATATGTTCGTTTTGCTAGCGTATATCGTAAGTTTGATAATATTGATAGCTTTATGGAAGAACTGAAAGCATTAAAGAAACTAGATGCTAAAAAACCAAAACGCAATTAA
- a CDS encoding pyruvate carboxylase, with the protein MRKIKSVLVANRGEIAIRVFRACNEMGIKTVAIYSKEDTLSLHRNQADEAYLVGEGKKPVEAYLDIEDIIRIAKEHDIDAIHPGYGFLSENEEFARRCGEEGIIFIGPHVEHLNMFGDKVNARAQAKLADIPMIPGSDGALRDFEQLEEFANTHGFPLMIKAVNGGGGRGMREVHRKEDLRDAYDRAKSEAKAAFGDDDVYVEKLIVEPKHIEVQILGDEHGNVVHLHERDCSVQRRHQKVVEMAPAFALPLETRKAVCDAAVKIMKNVGYVNAGTVEFLVTADGSFYFIEVNPRIQVEHTVTEMITDIDIVHSQIRIAEGYDLHSPEVGIPAQDEVPCKGTAIQCRITTENPKNNFMPDTGKILAYRSSGGFGIRLDSGNAFTGAVVTPYYDSLLVKATAFGPNNEETIRKMLRCLKEFRIRGVKTNIHFLINVLEHPEFQSGNYTVNFIEDHPELFELKPDRDRGTKLLRYIADVTINGYSGAGPQEVPDFEPIQMPSNLDVSPAAGTKQKFDELGPEGFSKWLSDQKQVFFTDTTWRDAHQSLFATRLRTIDMARVAGHAAKGVPNLFSLECWGGATFDVSYRFLHEDPWERLRMFRREVPNTLLQMLIRGANAVGYTSYPDNVVRQFIQRAATNGIDVFRVFDSLNSLDNMHVAIDEVRAQNKIAEVALCYTGDILDSSRPKYNLGYYVNMAKELEKAGANIIAIKDMAGLLKPQAAYNLVSALKDAVTVPIHLHTHEGSGNAIYSYGRAVDAGVDVIDLAYSAFANGTSQPSMNSMYYALSGHDRQPDMNIDYMEEMSHYFGSIRPYYKGVDKAEAYPNTEVYQHEMPGGQYSNLQQQAKMVGLGDRWNDIKKVYHQVNMMFGDIIKVTPSSKVVGDMTLYMVQNNLTEKDIYEKGDVLDFPQSVVEFFEGRLGTPYQGFPEELQKIILKGAKPITVRPGAVLPPTDFEHVRHELSEMGANTTDEDISAYCLYPKVYQDYNKFVKDFGDVSVLDTPTFFFGMKRGEEIQVTIEKGKTLIIKMNGVSDPDEDGNRIVLFEFNGQPRGIKVHDKHAKTTGVVRRKADESNPGEIGATLSGSVVKILVKNGQSVVKGEPLIVTEAMKMETTITAPIDGIVEEILVREGSRIESGDCLLRVQDAPKR; encoded by the coding sequence ATGAGAAAAATTAAATCCGTATTGGTTGCCAACCGTGGTGAAATTGCGATCCGCGTGTTCCGTGCATGTAATGAAATGGGTATTAAAACTGTAGCCATTTATTCCAAAGAGGATACATTATCCTTGCACCGTAACCAAGCTGACGAAGCCTATCTCGTAGGGGAAGGTAAAAAACCAGTTGAAGCATATCTTGATATTGAAGATATTATCCGTATTGCAAAAGAACATGATATTGATGCTATCCATCCAGGTTATGGGTTCTTATCTGAAAACGAAGAGTTCGCTCGTCGTTGTGGTGAAGAAGGTATCATTTTCATTGGACCTCATGTAGAACATTTGAATATGTTCGGTGATAAGGTTAATGCTCGTGCACAAGCTAAATTGGCAGATATCCCAATGATCCCTGGTTCAGATGGGGCTTTGCGTGATTTTGAACAATTAGAAGAATTTGCAAATACTCATGGTTTCCCATTGATGATTAAAGCCGTAAATGGCGGTGGCGGCCGTGGTATGCGTGAGGTTCATCGCAAAGAAGATCTTCGTGATGCATATGATCGCGCTAAATCTGAAGCAAAAGCTGCTTTTGGCGATGATGATGTATATGTAGAAAAACTTATCGTTGAACCTAAACATATTGAAGTACAAATCCTTGGTGATGAACATGGTAATGTAGTTCATTTACATGAACGTGATTGCTCTGTACAACGTCGTCACCAAAAAGTTGTTGAAATGGCGCCAGCTTTTGCATTGCCATTAGAAACTCGTAAAGCCGTATGTGATGCAGCCGTTAAAATCATGAAAAATGTAGGCTACGTTAATGCTGGTACTGTAGAGTTCTTGGTAACTGCTGATGGTTCCTTCTATTTCATCGAAGTTAACCCTCGTATCCAAGTAGAACATACTGTAACAGAAATGATTACAGATATTGATATTGTTCATTCTCAAATCCGTATTGCTGAAGGTTATGACTTACATAGCCCAGAAGTAGGCATTCCTGCACAAGATGAAGTTCCTTGTAAAGGTACTGCAATTCAATGTCGTATCACTACAGAAAATCCTAAAAATAACTTCATGCCTGATACAGGTAAAATCTTGGCATATCGTAGCTCCGGTGGCTTTGGTATCCGCTTAGACTCTGGTAATGCTTTCACAGGTGCCGTAGTAACACCTTACTATGATTCCTTACTTGTAAAAGCAACTGCATTTGGTCCTAACAATGAAGAAACTATTCGTAAAATGCTTCGTTGCTTGAAAGAATTCCGTATTCGTGGCGTTAAAACAAATATTCACTTCTTGATTAACGTTCTTGAACATCCTGAATTCCAAAGCGGTAACTACACTGTTAACTTCATCGAAGATCATCCAGAATTATTCGAATTGAAACCTGACCGTGACCGCGGTACTAAATTATTGCGTTACATTGCAGACGTAACAATCAATGGTTACTCTGGTGCGGGCCCTCAAGAAGTACCTGATTTTGAACCAATTCAAATGCCATCTAATTTAGATGTATCTCCTGCAGCTGGTACAAAACAAAAATTTGATGAATTAGGTCCAGAAGGCTTCAGTAAATGGTTATCTGACCAAAAACAAGTATTCTTTACAGATACTACATGGCGTGATGCTCATCAATCCTTGTTTGCTACACGTCTACGTACAATTGATATGGCACGCGTAGCTGGTCATGCTGCGAAAGGTGTTCCTAACTTATTCTCCTTAGAGTGCTGGGGCGGTGCTACATTCGACGTATCCTATCGTTTCTTACATGAAGATCCATGGGAACGCTTACGCATGTTCCGTCGCGAAGTACCAAATACATTGCTTCAAATGTTGATTCGCGGTGCCAATGCAGTTGGTTACACATCCTATCCAGATAATGTGGTTCGTCAATTTATCCAACGAGCTGCTACAAATGGCATTGATGTATTCCGTGTATTTGATAGCTTAAATAGCCTTGATAATATGCATGTAGCTATTGATGAAGTACGTGCACAAAACAAAATTGCTGAAGTAGCATTGTGCTATACAGGGGATATTCTTGATAGTAGCCGTCCTAAATACAATTTAGGTTACTATGTAAATATGGCTAAAGAGCTTGAAAAAGCGGGTGCTAATATCATTGCTATTAAAGATATGGCTGGCCTTTTAAAACCTCAAGCAGCTTATAACCTTGTATCTGCATTAAAAGATGCTGTTACAGTACCAATTCATTTGCACACTCATGAAGGTTCTGGTAATGCTATCTATTCATATGGTCGCGCTGTAGATGCTGGTGTAGACGTTATCGACTTGGCATACTCTGCATTTGCTAATGGCACATCTCAACCTAGCATGAACTCTATGTACTATGCTTTGAGTGGCCATGACCGTCAACCTGACATGAACATTGACTACATGGAAGAAATGTCTCATTACTTTGGCAGCATTCGTCCATACTACAAAGGTGTGGATAAAGCAGAAGCATATCCTAATACTGAAGTATATCAACATGAAATGCCAGGTGGCCAATACTCCAACTTGCAACAACAAGCTAAGATGGTAGGCCTTGGTGATCGTTGGAATGATATCAAGAAAGTATATCATCAAGTAAATATGATGTTTGGCGATATCATTAAAGTAACACCATCCTCTAAAGTTGTAGGTGACATGACATTGTACATGGTACAAAACAACTTGACTGAAAAAGATATTTACGAAAAAGGCGATGTATTAGACTTCCCTCAATCTGTAGTAGAATTCTTTGAAGGTCGTCTTGGCACTCCATACCAAGGTTTCCCTGAAGAGTTACAAAAAATCATCTTAAAAGGAGCTAAACCTATTACAGTTCGTCCTGGTGCAGTATTACCTCCAACAGACTTCGAACATGTTCGTCATGAATTAAGTGAAATGGGTGCTAATACAACTGATGAAGATATTAGTGCATACTGCTTATATCCTAAGGTGTACCAAGATTACAATAAATTTGTAAAAGATTTTGGTGATGTATCTGTACTTGATACTCCAACATTCTTCTTCGGTATGAAACGGGGCGAAGAAATCCAAGTAACTATCGAAAAAGGTAAAACATTGATCATTAAGATGAATGGTGTATCTGATCCTGATGAAGATGGTAACCGTATCGTATTGTTCGAGTTCAACGGTCAACCTCGTGGCATTAAAGTTCATGATAAACATGCTAAGACTACTGGTGTTGTTCGTCGTAAAGCAGACGAATCCAACCCTGGCGAAATCGGTGCTACATTGTCTGGTTCTGTTGTTAAGATCCTCGTTAAGAATGGTCAATCTGTAGTTAAAGGTGAACCATTAATCGTTACAGAAGCGATGAAGATGGAAACAACAATTACAGCTCCTATCGATGGTATCGTAGAAGAAATTCTAGTTCGTGAAGGTAGCCGTATCGAATCTGGCGACTGCTTGCTTCGCGTCCAAGATGCTCCTAAACGATAG
- a CDS encoding M18 family aminopeptidase, with the protein MKFDNEQLLKYIGACTSPYHTVDTSLQMLLDSGFTELNLDDEWQLDSGSYVVNVFGTTLFAFHIGKKPEDTLRIASAHTDFPAIRVKPNPITSVKGYTKLNVEMYGGLIENTWLDRPLGAAGTVVLKGDNAFDVDSVLVDTKRPIAIVPNLAIHMNRTVNDGVKLNRQKEMLPILMMDRKDKEQSTKSLHDSNNPSLFPESDTQYDEWTMFLADEVNCDPSEILSYEMTLYPTEQGCVLGTEGDFISAPRLDNLTSCFGVLSGIIQARKHNANGVRCAILFDNEEVGSRTKQGGAGMLLPNLIKRVYDALGYSNQEMESFISKGFMISSDVAHGLHPNYPEKNDITNIPTLNKGVALKIACSQSYAGDARAIAIVKGLCDEAEANYQIYVNRSDIPGGSTVGSISSAMLPMRTMDVGLPLLAMHSARELMGANDQEQLNRLMNHFLGD; encoded by the coding sequence ATGAAATTTGATAATGAACAGTTATTGAAATATATTGGTGCTTGCACATCTCCATACCATACGGTTGATACAAGCTTGCAAATGTTATTGGACTCAGGATTTACAGAACTTAATTTAGATGATGAGTGGCAATTAGACTCTGGTTCTTATGTTGTTAATGTATTTGGTACTACATTGTTTGCCTTTCATATAGGGAAAAAACCAGAAGATACATTACGTATTGCTTCGGCGCATACGGATTTTCCTGCGATCCGTGTTAAACCTAATCCTATTACCTCTGTAAAAGGGTACACAAAACTGAATGTAGAAATGTATGGTGGTCTCATTGAAAATACATGGCTTGATCGTCCTCTAGGAGCGGCTGGTACCGTAGTATTAAAAGGTGATAATGCCTTTGATGTTGATTCTGTATTGGTTGATACAAAACGTCCTATTGCAATCGTTCCAAACTTAGCTATACATATGAATCGCACCGTTAATGATGGCGTTAAATTAAATCGCCAAAAGGAAATGCTTCCTATATTAATGATGGATCGTAAAGATAAGGAACAATCAACAAAATCTTTACATGATAGTAATAATCCAAGTTTATTTCCAGAGTCTGATACTCAATATGATGAGTGGACTATGTTCTTAGCTGATGAAGTCAATTGTGATCCATCTGAAATTTTGTCCTATGAAATGACATTATACCCAACAGAACAAGGCTGTGTACTTGGCACAGAAGGTGATTTCATTAGCGCACCTCGCCTTGATAATCTAACATCTTGCTTTGGTGTACTTTCAGGGATTATTCAAGCTCGTAAACATAATGCTAATGGTGTACGCTGTGCCATTCTCTTTGATAATGAAGAGGTAGGGAGTCGTACAAAACAGGGTGGGGCAGGTATGCTTTTACCAAACCTTATTAAACGTGTATATGATGCATTGGGATATTCTAATCAAGAAATGGAAAGTTTCATTTCAAAAGGATTTATGATTTCCTCTGATGTAGCCCATGGTTTACATCCAAATTATCCTGAGAAAAATGATATCACTAATATTCCTACACTTAATAAAGGGGTAGCCCTAAAAATCGCATGTAGCCAATCTTATGCAGGTGATGCCAGAGCAATTGCCATTGTTAAAGGTTTGTGTGATGAAGCTGAGGCAAACTACCAAATTTATGTAAATCGTTCTGATATACCAGGAGGGTCTACAGTTGGATCTATTTCATCTGCTATGTTGCCGATGAGAACCATGGATGTAGGCTTACCATTGTTGGCAATGCATTCTGCACGTGAGTTGATGGGGGCCAATGACCAAGAACAACTCAACCGATTAATGAATCATTTCTTAGGTGATTAA
- a CDS encoding anion permease has translation MKKLLNWIIPAVFGIGLWFIPTPEGLTPQSWHLFAIFVATIVGFITQPLPIGGVSIIVITVAALTGTLKIGEAISGFANSAIWLIVGAFLFSRGFIKTGLGKRIAYNLIAAFGSSSLRLAYALALSDLILAPATPSNTARVGGVIMPITTSLAKAFGSEPQDGPRKIGSFLMQSIYQVNTITSAMFQTSMAGNTLVAALALQSFGIGITWGDWAMAAIVPGIIALIIMPYFIYKVYPPEITDAREAQQMIKEELKGLGKMSFQEWVMLGVFVLALVLWATSQFTKIDATTVAFLGISILLATSVLVWDDVKSEKGAWDTLVWMGTLMGFAGFLSKLDFIKWATVLVGGYIPEGSWIIAFVIAVLINTYSHYVFASLTAHISAMFVAFSAIAISAGAPPMLTLLMIAFTSNLCMSLTHYAAGPSPVIFNTGYVPQNTWWKLGFFASVINLIIFMGLGSVWMKAIGMW, from the coding sequence ATGAAAAAACTGTTAAACTGGATTATTCCAGCGGTCTTTGGTATAGGCCTATGGTTTATTCCAACGCCTGAGGGTTTAACACCTCAATCTTGGCATTTATTCGCCATCTTTGTTGCTACTATCGTAGGCTTTATTACTCAGCCATTACCGATTGGTGGCGTATCTATCATTGTAATTACTGTGGCGGCTTTGACTGGTACTTTGAAAATCGGCGAAGCTATCTCTGGTTTTGCTAACTCTGCTATTTGGTTAATCGTAGGTGCGTTCTTATTCTCTCGTGGCTTTATTAAAACTGGTTTGGGGAAACGTATTGCTTATAATTTGATTGCTGCTTTTGGTAGTAGCTCCTTACGTTTGGCTTATGCATTAGCATTATCTGATTTAATTTTGGCTCCAGCAACTCCATCTAATACAGCTCGTGTAGGTGGTGTTATCATGCCAATTACTACAAGCTTGGCAAAAGCGTTCGGTTCTGAACCTCAAGATGGTCCTCGTAAAATTGGTTCCTTCTTGATGCAATCTATTTATCAAGTTAATACAATTACATCTGCTATGTTCCAAACATCCATGGCTGGTAACACATTGGTTGCAGCATTGGCGCTTCAATCTTTTGGTATTGGTATCACATGGGGTGATTGGGCTATGGCTGCTATCGTGCCAGGAATTATTGCATTGATCATTATGCCGTACTTTATTTACAAAGTATATCCACCTGAAATTACAGATGCTCGCGAAGCACAACAAATGATTAAAGAAGAGTTAAAAGGCCTTGGTAAAATGTCTTTCCAAGAATGGGTTATGCTAGGCGTATTCGTTTTAGCTTTAGTGTTATGGGCTACCTCTCAATTCACAAAAATTGATGCTACAACTGTTGCATTCTTAGGTATTTCTATTTTGCTTGCTACTAGCGTTCTTGTATGGGACGATGTTAAAAGCGAAAAAGGCGCTTGGGATACATTAGTTTGGATGGGTACATTAATGGGCTTTGCCGGTTTCTTGTCCAAATTGGACTTCATTAAATGGGCAACAGTACTTGTAGGCGGTTATATTCCAGAAGGATCTTGGATTATTGCCTTCGTTATAGCTGTACTTATTAATACATATTCCCACTATGTATTCGCATCTTTAACTGCACATATTTCTGCAATGTTCGTAGCATTCTCTGCAATTGCTATTTCTGCAGGTGCACCACCAATGTTAACATTGTTGATGATTGCATTCACATCTAACTTGTGTATGTCTTTAACTCACTATGCAGCAGGTCCATCTCCAGTAATCTTCAATACTGGTTATGTTCCTCAAAATACATGGTGGAAACTTGGTTTCTTCGCATCCGTAATCAACTTGATTATCTTTATGGGACTTGGTTCCGTATGGATGAAAGCAATCGGTATGTGGTAA
- a CDS encoding Mrp/NBP35 family ATP-binding protein encodes MGCGSSSDCGGCPSKSSGCGGGAPQQPQDLTAPLHELSSVKHVIGVVSGKGGVGKSSVTSLMAITMARKGYKVGILDADITGPSIPKMFGIKEKAYADEIGMYPVKSKGGIDVMSVNLLLENDTDPVLWRGPILGNVVKQFYSDVIWKDIDYLFVDMPPGTGDVAITVYQSLKLDGIIIVTSPQDLVSMIVEKAVKMADLMQVPIIGVVENYSYFHCPDNGKDYQIFGESHIEEILQKYGLLLLNRLPIDPTIANLCDKGDIEAIEKTNLENVSLPE; translated from the coding sequence ATGGGTTGCGGTAGCAGCAGTGATTGTGGCGGATGCCCATCTAAATCTTCTGGTTGCGGTGGCGGCGCTCCTCAACAACCTCAAGACCTTACAGCTCCTTTACACGAGCTTAGTTCTGTTAAACATGTAATTGGCGTAGTATCCGGTAAAGGTGGCGTAGGTAAATCCTCCGTTACAAGCTTAATGGCTATTACTATGGCGCGTAAAGGTTACAAAGTTGGTATCCTCGATGCAGATATTACAGGTCCTTCTATTCCTAAAATGTTTGGTATCAAGGAAAAAGCATATGCTGACGAAATTGGTATGTATCCTGTAAAATCTAAAGGCGGCATTGACGTTATGTCTGTTAACCTCCTTTTGGAAAACGATACAGATCCTGTTTTATGGCGTGGTCCTATTTTAGGCAATGTGGTAAAACAATTCTATAGTGATGTTATTTGGAAAGACATCGATTATTTATTCGTTGATATGCCGCCAGGAACAGGTGACGTAGCAATTACTGTATATCAATCTTTGAAATTGGATGGTATCATCATTGTTACATCTCCTCAAGACTTGGTATCCATGATTGTTGAAAAAGCAGTTAAGATGGCTGATTTAATGCAAGTGCCTATTATTGGTGTAGTGGAAAACTACTCTTACTTCCATTGCCCAGATAATGGTAAGGATTATCAAATCTTTGGTGAAAGCCACATTGAAGAAATCCTTCAAAAATACGGTCTATTATTGTTGAATCGTTTGCCAATTGATCCAACTATTGCAAATCTTTGTGATAAAGGTGATATTGAAGCTATCGAGAAAACAAACTTAGAAAACGTATCTTTACCAGAATAG
- a CDS encoding PLP-dependent aminotransferase family protein yields the protein MSFSLPERVTLKGPNFIREVFERGVGVEGFISFGIGNPAPEAIPVEIIEKAFDEVVHSNPMSLLQYGPMQGDARLAELTLERLVKTHKMNPEGQGLIISNGAGQLLGLVPITVLEPGDEVYMDEFTFTSAINSVRNMGGKALGIQTDEYGMIPSELEKAAQSGKGKYIYLIPNFQNPTGITMPLERRKEIYAIASKYDLFIYEDDPYGEIRFAGEYIPTFKSFDTENRVLYAGSYSKTLSAGLRVGFLFGPEKVIEAIQALKNNTAGQMPLVTQKVVAKVLDTIDYDAHLENVRKVYKTKCDALLDAFNKYASSKVKLTQPTGGMFAWMTMPEDVDCDEFFETCMNRNVGIIKCGAFAADGAGEGDAFRLSYTVPTVEEITKGMEILGALTKEFCGE from the coding sequence ATGAGCTTTTCTCTTCCTGAACGGGTGACCCTAAAAGGTCCTAATTTTATTCGTGAAGTATTTGAACGTGGTGTAGGGGTAGAAGGTTTTATTAGCTTTGGTATTGGCAATCCTGCACCAGAAGCGATTCCTGTGGAAATCATCGAAAAGGCTTTTGATGAAGTGGTTCACTCTAATCCAATGAGTCTTTTACAATATGGACCAATGCAAGGGGATGCACGTTTAGCAGAATTGACATTAGAGCGTCTTGTAAAAACACATAAGATGAATCCAGAAGGACAAGGTCTTATAATCTCCAATGGTGCTGGTCAGCTATTAGGCCTTGTACCAATTACTGTATTGGAACCTGGCGATGAAGTATACATGGATGAATTTACTTTTACTAGTGCTATCAATTCTGTACGCAATATGGGTGGTAAAGCATTAGGTATTCAGACTGATGAGTATGGCATGATTCCTAGTGAATTAGAAAAAGCTGCTCAATCTGGTAAAGGTAAATATATTTATCTCATTCCTAACTTCCAAAATCCAACAGGTATTACAATGCCGTTGGAACGCCGTAAAGAAATTTATGCTATTGCCTCTAAATATGATTTGTTTATATATGAAGATGATCCATACGGTGAGATTCGCTTTGCTGGTGAGTACATTCCAACATTTAAATCCTTTGATACCGAAAATCGTGTTCTCTATGCTGGTTCTTATTCGAAGACATTATCTGCAGGTTTACGTGTAGGTTTCCTATTTGGCCCAGAGAAGGTAATCGAAGCTATCCAAGCTTTAAAGAATAATACAGCTGGTCAAATGCCATTAGTTACACAAAAGGTGGTAGCTAAAGTTCTTGATACAATCGATTATGATGCACATTTAGAAAATGTACGTAAAGTATATAAGACTAAATGTGATGCTTTGCTTGATGCATTTAATAAGTATGCAAGTTCTAAGGTTAAGTTAACTCAGCCTACAGGTGGTATGTTCGCATGGATGACGATGCCTGAGGATGTAGATTGTGACGAATTCTTCGAAACGTGTATGAATCGCAATGTAGGGATCATTAAGTGTGGTGCTTTTGCTGCTGATGGTGCAGGGGAAGGAGATGCATTCCGCTTAAGCTATACAGTACCAACAGTAGAAGAAATCACAAAGGGCATGGAAATTCTCGGTGCCTTAACTAAAGAGTTCTGTGGCGAGTAA
- a CDS encoding TVP38/TMEM64 family protein: MSTKKLKPSGEGWVQLIAGIGFVILLIAINIVDPTFYPTMWHLATSGSMDEIAEYIQGFGPMAMVVSMLLDIFVNAVGFLPSIFISTANGLVFGMWPGIIISWLAETIGVVISFYIMRYFLRDTADKLIAKSTVLMKVDDFSGKNGFVVMLFARSLPYFPSGVITALGAISKIKPRDYILANLIGKFPSTALEVAIGTDIVNFQENMGRLGIIVVVAGIVYFILWKVYKNYINKKNAEQEHDPNA, translated from the coding sequence ATGAGTACAAAAAAATTAAAGCCTTCTGGTGAAGGTTGGGTACAGTTAATAGCAGGCATTGGTTTTGTCATTCTATTAATTGCCATCAATATAGTAGATCCTACATTTTATCCTACTATGTGGCATTTAGCGACGAGTGGATCTATGGATGAGATAGCAGAGTATATTCAAGGCTTTGGTCCTATGGCCATGGTCGTTAGTATGCTTCTTGATATTTTTGTTAATGCTGTTGGTTTCTTACCGTCCATCTTTATATCTACTGCAAACGGCCTAGTATTTGGTATGTGGCCAGGCATAATAATTTCCTGGCTTGCAGAAACGATTGGCGTAGTCATTAGCTTTTATATTATGCGTTACTTTTTACGTGATACAGCAGATAAGCTCATTGCTAAGAGTACAGTATTGATGAAAGTAGATGATTTTTCCGGTAAAAATGGTTTTGTGGTCATGTTATTTGCCAGATCCTTACCATATTTTCCGTCTGGTGTTATCACAGCACTTGGCGCCATCAGTAAAATCAAACCGAGAGACTATATCTTAGCGAATTTAATCGGGAAATTCCCATCTACAGCTCTTGAAGTAGCTATCGGTACAGATATTGTAAATTTCCAAGAGAATATGGGGCGATTAGGAATCATCGTAGTTGTTGCAGGTATTGTATACTTCATTCTTTGGAAGGTATATAAGAACTACATCAATAAGAAAAATGCTGAACAAGAGCACGATCCTAATGCTTAA
- a CDS encoding thioesterase family protein, which produces MVSAGQTATATVTVTESNIAKTMKSGSLEVFATPAMCALMEEAAQAAVQPYLEDGEGTVGIALSITHEAPTPLGATVTAKATVSAVEGRKITFDIEASDGVGIIGRGTHERFVINNEKFMAKVTSRAKSN; this is translated from the coding sequence ATGGTATCAGCAGGTCAAACAGCTACGGCGACTGTAACAGTTACAGAATCTAATATTGCTAAAACAATGAAATCCGGTTCTTTAGAAGTCTTTGCCACACCAGCTATGTGTGCTTTAATGGAAGAAGCAGCTCAAGCAGCAGTACAGCCATATTTAGAAGATGGCGAAGGTACTGTAGGTATCGCTCTATCCATTACTCATGAGGCCCCTACTCCACTTGGTGCAACAGTAACTGCTAAAGCTACAGTTAGTGCTGTAGAGGGACGTAAAATAACCTTTGATATTGAAGCATCTGACGGCGTTGGTATCATTGGTCGAGGAACTCATGAACGATTTGTTATTAATAACGAAAAATTCATGGCTAAAGTTACAAGTCGTGCAAAATCTAACTAA